Proteins from a single region of Lelliottia sp. JS-SCA-14:
- a CDS encoding GntR family transcriptional regulator — protein sequence MEQAHTRLIAQLNERIAAGDNTPLYLRFAETVKNAVRSGILEHGNILPGERDLSQLTGVSRITVRKAMQALEEEGVVTRARGYGTQINNIFEYSLKEARGFSQQVVLRGKKPNTLWVNKRIVPCPDEVAAELAIAPQSDVFMLKRIRYVDDDAVSIEESWVPVGLIQDPDAIGISLYDYFRSQNIFPQRTRSRVSARMPDSEFQLHIKMDEKIPVLVIKQVALDQQHRPIEYSISYCRSDLYVFVCEE from the coding sequence ATGGAACAAGCGCATACCCGGTTAATTGCTCAACTGAATGAACGGATCGCGGCGGGGGATAACACCCCGCTGTACCTCAGGTTTGCTGAGACGGTCAAAAACGCCGTGCGCAGCGGAATACTGGAGCATGGCAATATTTTGCCGGGCGAGCGCGATCTGAGCCAGTTGACCGGGGTGTCACGCATCACCGTGCGTAAGGCGATGCAGGCGCTGGAGGAAGAGGGCGTGGTGACGCGCGCGCGCGGTTACGGCACGCAAATCAACAACATCTTTGAATATTCGCTCAAGGAAGCGCGAGGATTTTCCCAGCAGGTGGTTTTGCGCGGCAAAAAGCCCAATACCCTGTGGGTGAATAAGCGGATTGTGCCATGCCCCGACGAGGTGGCGGCGGAGCTTGCCATCGCGCCGCAAAGCGATGTGTTTATGCTCAAGCGCATTCGCTACGTGGACGACGACGCCGTGTCGATTGAAGAGTCCTGGGTGCCGGTCGGACTGATTCAGGATCCCGACGCCATCGGCATCTCTCTGTATGACTATTTCCGCAGTCAGAACATTTTTCCGCAGCGCACCCGCTCGCGCGTCAGCGCCCGGATGCCGGACAGCGAATTCCAGTTACACATCAAAATGGACGAAAAAATACCGGTGCTGGTGATCAAGCAAGTTGCGCTTGACCAGCAACACCGGCCGATTGAGTACAGCATTAGCTACTGTCGCAGCGATTTATACGTTTTTGTGTGCGAGGAGTAA
- a CDS encoding diaminobutyrate--2-oxoglutarate transaminase, with product MMTDKVRIDTADAHKSNETYLARQAEFESNVRSYPRKLPLAITKADGVWITDADNKEYLDCLAGAGTLALGHNHPDVLKSIQNVITSGLPLHTLDLTTPLKDEFSEYLLSLLPGQGKEYCLQFTGPSGADAVEAALKLAKKVTGRSSIISFSGGYHGMTHGALSVTGNLSPKEAVDNMMPEVQFMPYPHQYRCPLGIGGDAGVKALTYYFDNLINDVESGVRKPAAVILEAVQGEGGVNPAPAEWLQRIRKVTQEHGILLILDEVQAGFCRTGKPFAFEHAGIEPDIIVMSKAVGGGLPLAVLGIKKQFDAWAPGHHTGTFRGNQLAMATGLTTLKILKDQNIADKVAAQGEWLKGQLAELQQRYPVIGHVRGLGLMIGIEIVKPNEAPDHMGCFPGDGDLSALIQKKCFEAGLILERGGRNGVVLRLLPSLLISDQELKVFLDKFEQALLAAGVRPV from the coding sequence ATGATGACGGATAAAGTCCGTATTGACACCGCAGATGCCCACAAAAGCAACGAAACCTATCTGGCCCGTCAGGCCGAGTTTGAATCAAACGTCAGGAGTTATCCTCGCAAACTGCCTTTAGCGATCACTAAAGCAGACGGCGTGTGGATTACCGATGCAGATAATAAAGAATACCTTGACTGTCTTGCAGGCGCGGGCACCCTCGCGCTTGGCCATAACCATCCTGATGTGCTGAAAAGCATCCAAAATGTCATTACCAGCGGCTTGCCGTTACATACGCTCGATCTGACGACTCCGTTGAAAGACGAGTTCTCGGAATACCTGCTCTCCCTGCTGCCAGGCCAGGGCAAAGAATATTGCCTGCAGTTCACCGGCCCGTCCGGCGCAGATGCGGTGGAAGCCGCGCTGAAGCTGGCGAAAAAGGTCACCGGTCGCAGCAGCATCATCAGCTTCTCTGGCGGTTATCACGGGATGACCCACGGCGCGCTGTCCGTGACAGGTAACCTGTCACCGAAAGAAGCGGTCGATAACATGATGCCAGAAGTGCAGTTCATGCCTTACCCGCACCAGTACCGTTGCCCGCTGGGTATCGGCGGTGACGCGGGCGTGAAAGCGCTGACCTACTACTTTGACAACCTGATCAACGACGTCGAAAGCGGCGTGCGTAAACCTGCAGCCGTGATTCTGGAAGCGGTTCAGGGCGAAGGCGGCGTGAACCCGGCTCCGGCTGAGTGGCTGCAGCGCATCCGTAAAGTGACTCAGGAACACGGCATTCTGCTGATCCTCGACGAAGTTCAGGCGGGCTTCTGCCGTACCGGCAAGCCGTTCGCCTTCGAACACGCGGGTATCGAGCCAGACATCATCGTCATGTCCAAAGCTGTCGGTGGCGGTCTGCCGCTGGCCGTGCTCGGCATCAAAAAGCAGTTCGATGCCTGGGCGCCGGGTCATCACACCGGCACCTTCCGTGGCAACCAGCTCGCGATGGCGACCGGCCTGACCACGCTGAAAATTCTGAAAGATCAGAACATCGCCGACAAAGTTGCCGCTCAGGGCGAATGGCTGAAAGGCCAGTTGGCTGAGTTGCAGCAGCGTTATCCGGTGATCGGCCACGTGCGTGGTCTGGGCCTGATGATCGGCATCGAAATCGTGAAACCGAACGAAGCGCCAGATCACATGGGCTGCTTCCCGGGCGATGGCGATCTCTCCGCCCTGATCCAGAAGAAATGCTTCGAAGCGGGCCTGATTCTGGAGCGCGGAGGTCGTAACGGCGTCGTTCTGCGTCTGCTGCCATCCCTGCTGATTAGCGATCAGGAGCTGAAAGTCTTCCTGGATAAATTCGAGCAGGCGCTGCTTGCTGCGGGCGTTCGCCCGGTCTAA
- a CDS encoding ADP-ribosylglycohydrolase family protein, whose translation MKAERILGALYGQTLGDAMGMPSELWPRSRVKAHFGWIDRFLPGPAENNAACYFGRAEFTDDTSMALSLADAIIECDGQIDPDAIGRHILLWAEEFDAFNKNVLGPTSKIALNAIRAGKPVSELENNGVTNGAAMRASPLGCLLPATRLEHFVEQVALASSPTHKSDLAIAGAVVIAWAISRAIDGESWQNIVDALPGIARYAQESKTTTFSASLAARLELALKTVREANGIDSASEQIYQLVGAGTSTIESVPAAIAMVELSGTDPNRCAILCANLGGDTDTIGAMATAICGALHGVQAIDPALKAELDAVNQLDFNYYCDHLLNYREQREGA comes from the coding sequence ATGAAAGCAGAACGTATTCTCGGCGCCCTGTACGGGCAGACGTTGGGGGATGCGATGGGCATGCCGTCTGAGCTGTGGCCCAGAAGCCGCGTGAAAGCCCACTTTGGCTGGATCGACCGCTTTTTACCGGGTCCGGCAGAGAATAACGCCGCCTGCTATTTTGGCCGCGCGGAGTTTACGGATGATACCTCCATGGCCCTGAGCCTGGCGGATGCGATTATCGAGTGCGACGGGCAGATTGATCCCGACGCCATCGGCAGGCATATCCTGCTGTGGGCCGAAGAGTTTGATGCCTTTAACAAAAACGTGCTCGGCCCGACGTCGAAGATTGCCCTGAACGCCATTCGCGCCGGGAAACCGGTGAGCGAGCTGGAAAACAACGGCGTCACCAACGGAGCAGCGATGCGCGCCTCGCCGCTGGGCTGCCTGCTCCCGGCCACCCGCCTTGAGCATTTTGTCGAGCAGGTGGCGCTCGCCTCCAGCCCGACGCACAAATCCGATCTGGCGATTGCCGGGGCGGTGGTGATCGCCTGGGCCATCTCCCGCGCCATCGACGGTGAAAGCTGGCAGAACATCGTCGACGCCCTGCCCGGCATCGCGCGTTATGCCCAGGAGTCTAAAACCACTACCTTCAGCGCCTCGCTCGCCGCGCGTCTGGAGCTGGCGCTCAAAACCGTGCGCGAGGCCAACGGCATTGATTCCGCCAGCGAGCAGATTTACCAGCTCGTCGGCGCGGGGACCAGCACCATTGAATCCGTTCCGGCGGCGATTGCGATGGTCGAACTGTCCGGGACCGACCCAAACCGCTGCGCGATTTTATGCGCCAACCTCGGCGGGGATACGGACACCATCGGCGCGATGGCGACCGCCATTTGCGGCGCGCTGCACGGCGTGCAGGCGATCGATCCGGCCCTGAAAGCGGAACTGGACGCAGTGAATCAGCTCGATTTCAACTACTACTGCGACCACCTGCTCAACTATCGGGAACAAAGAGAGGGCGCATGA
- a CDS encoding type IV secretion protein Rhs, with amino-acid sequence MPVDESIKPTSGTPIVAGGIRQLTLGEIALAKTLFGGSLIYSRIWVHRESYLPFNMQPVDVAMTPNGELWFREGTYSPDFSLEQDLQKKHRFMHEMVHAWQAQKGMFVRTRGLFSRFADYSYTLDKADFLHYGLEQQASIASDYWLLVTYGFNRDTSYLAEYQDYNPSLSTHELIRRYKAVLKGFPG; translated from the coding sequence ATGCCAGTTGATGAAAGTATAAAACCCACATCAGGAACCCCCATTGTAGCTGGAGGAATCAGGCAACTTACGTTAGGTGAGATAGCTCTCGCTAAAACGCTTTTCGGTGGAAGCCTCATTTATAGCCGCATTTGGGTACATCGTGAAAGCTACCTCCCCTTCAACATGCAACCTGTAGATGTTGCTATGACTCCTAACGGCGAACTATGGTTTAGAGAAGGAACCTATTCACCTGATTTTTCATTAGAGCAAGACCTACAAAAGAAACATAGATTCATGCACGAAATGGTTCACGCATGGCAAGCACAAAAAGGTATGTTTGTTAGAACAAGAGGCTTATTTTCTCGCTTCGCTGATTACAGTTATACCTTAGATAAAGCTGATTTCCTCCATTATGGATTAGAACAACAAGCATCAATAGCTAGTGATTATTGGCTACTTGTCACATATGGCTTTAATAGAGATACATCTTATTTAGCAGAATACCAAGATTACAATCCTAGCTTATCTACTCATGAATTAATAAGAAGATACAAAGCCGTGTTAAAGGGTTTCCCTGGATGA
- a CDS encoding nucleoside permease, with product MKTKVQLSFMMFVEWFIWGAWFVPLWLWLSKSGFTAGEIGWSYACTAIAAILSPILVGSLTDRFFAAQKVLAVLMFAGAILMYFAAQQTEFSAFFPLLLLYSLTYMPTIALTNSIAFANVDDVEADFPRIRVMGTIGWIASGLACGFLPQMLGYSDISDTNIPLLMTAGSSLLLGVFALFLPNTPPKSTGKLDIKVMLGLDALILLRDKNFLVFFFCSFLFAMPLAFYYIFANGYLTEVGMKNATGWMTLGQFSEIFFMLALPFFTKRFGIKKVLLLGLITAAIRYGFFVFGGADQYFTYALLFLGILLHGVSYDFYYVTAYIYVDKKAPAHMRTAAQGLITLCCQGFGSLLGYRLGGVMMEKMFAYKEPVNGLTFNWAGMWAFGGIMIAVIAVLFMLFFRESDKEITAIEVDDADTALTRGEVK from the coding sequence ATGAAAACGAAAGTCCAACTGTCATTCATGATGTTTGTTGAATGGTTTATCTGGGGCGCGTGGTTCGTGCCGCTGTGGCTGTGGCTGAGTAAAAGCGGCTTTACCGCCGGGGAAATTGGCTGGTCTTACGCCTGTACGGCTATCGCTGCGATCCTCTCGCCGATCCTCGTCGGCTCCCTGACAGACCGTTTCTTTGCCGCGCAAAAAGTGCTGGCGGTGCTGATGTTTGCCGGAGCGATTCTGATGTACTTCGCCGCCCAGCAGACCGAGTTCAGCGCCTTCTTCCCGCTGCTACTCCTCTACTCCCTGACCTATATGCCGACGATTGCCCTGACCAACAGCATTGCTTTTGCTAACGTCGACGACGTCGAGGCCGATTTCCCGCGCATCCGCGTGATGGGCACCATCGGCTGGATTGCCTCCGGCCTGGCCTGCGGATTCCTGCCGCAAATGCTCGGCTACAGCGATATTTCTGACACCAATATTCCTCTGCTGATGACAGCGGGCAGCTCCCTGCTGCTGGGCGTCTTCGCTCTGTTCCTGCCGAACACCCCGCCGAAGAGTACCGGCAAGCTGGATATCAAAGTGATGCTGGGGCTGGATGCGCTGATTTTGCTGCGCGATAAAAACTTCCTCGTGTTCTTCTTCTGCTCGTTCCTGTTCGCGATGCCGCTGGCGTTCTACTACATCTTTGCCAACGGTTATCTGACGGAAGTCGGGATGAAAAACGCCACCGGCTGGATGACCCTCGGCCAGTTCTCTGAAATCTTCTTTATGCTGGCGCTGCCGTTCTTCACTAAGCGCTTTGGTATTAAAAAGGTCCTGCTGCTGGGCCTGATCACCGCCGCCATCCGCTACGGCTTCTTCGTCTTCGGCGGCGCGGACCAGTACTTCACTTACGCCCTGCTGTTCCTCGGCATTTTGCTCCACGGCGTGAGCTACGACTTCTACTACGTCACTGCCTATATCTACGTGGACAAAAAAGCGCCCGCGCACATGCGTACCGCAGCGCAGGGGCTGATTACGCTGTGCTGCCAGGGCTTCGGCAGTCTGCTGGGCTACCGCCTGGGCGGCGTGATGATGGAAAAAATGTTTGCCTATAAAGAGCCTGTGAACGGGTTGACCTTCAACTGGGCCGGAATGTGGGCGTTCGGCGGCATCATGATCGCCGTCATCGCCGTGCTGTTTATGCTGTTTTTCCGCGAATCGGATAAAGAGATCACCGCCATTGAGGTGGATGATGCCGATACCGCGCTGACACGAGGGGAAGTGAAATGA
- a CDS encoding Hcp family type VI secretion system effector: MSLPAYLFLYDENGMKIPGDCMALGREGAIEIMNSSYGVRQPVDRVTGSMTGCRIHDPITLHKQLDKVSPYLAVAVCESKRLQKAVIKYYEIVEAGIEVEIYNITLESVVISSVDFTHVYYPGSSNPNMHEVVGLKFRGIEWNYVRGNIKYDDAWMKPAPESQNAK, from the coding sequence ATGTCATTACCAGCTTATTTGTTTTTATATGATGAAAATGGGATGAAAATTCCAGGGGATTGTATGGCGTTAGGTCGTGAAGGTGCTATTGAGATAATGAATAGTAGCTATGGTGTACGCCAACCTGTAGATAGAGTTACAGGAAGCATGACAGGCTGTAGAATACATGACCCTATCACATTACATAAGCAACTTGATAAAGTAAGTCCTTACCTTGCTGTTGCCGTTTGTGAATCAAAACGATTGCAGAAAGCAGTGATAAAGTATTATGAAATTGTAGAAGCAGGGATAGAGGTAGAAATCTATAATATCACGCTTGAAAGTGTCGTTATCTCATCGGTAGATTTTACCCATGTGTACTATCCGGGTAGCTCTAACCCTAACATGCACGAGGTTGTAGGGCTTAAATTCCGTGGGATTGAATGGAATTATGTTAGAGGGAATATCAAATATGATGACGCATGGATGAAACCAGCACCAGAAAGTCAGAATGCTAAATAA
- a CDS encoding YadA C-terminal domain-containing protein, with the protein MKLVNFRNSTIAVVVFGALVASTCANAATHASDVQLSTGMDLETHLNNESGRVDGLSNDMWDTEQAVKTNADDIKTNNNHIVAVEQDLNSTKNGVVIVQSEVVQNTSDIQTNKDSIAANKTAQDTVNHGLTDVNIHQDTLISGNTTRINALENAPKPKDGAKGDKGDKGDRGLAGATTTVTKVDTATQAKVASNSVAIAETAKQSANVAKDLQDAKQFLNQQQSSSNAQFKSLKDEMDDNKKESRSGAASAIAIASMPQVEAGQSVMFSAGAGTFKDEQALSVGASFHAGTSTVIKAGVSDSTNNDFAMGAGIGIGF; encoded by the coding sequence ATGAAATTAGTTAATTTTAGAAATTCTACAATTGCGGTAGTTGTATTTGGTGCTTTAGTTGCTTCTACTTGTGCAAACGCCGCGACTCATGCTTCTGATGTGCAACTTTCTACAGGTATGGATCTGGAAACTCACCTTAATAACGAATCAGGGCGAGTAGATGGACTGTCTAATGACATGTGGGACACTGAGCAAGCTGTAAAAACTAACGCTGATGATATCAAAACTAACAACAATCATATTGTTGCTGTTGAGCAAGATCTTAACAGCACTAAGAACGGCGTAGTAATTGTACAAAGTGAAGTCGTTCAAAATACTTCAGATATCCAGACTAACAAAGATTCTATTGCTGCTAACAAAACCGCTCAAGACACGGTAAACCACGGTCTTACTGACGTTAACATTCATCAAGATACGTTGATTAGTGGGAACACCACGCGCATTAATGCGTTAGAAAATGCGCCTAAACCTAAAGATGGGGCTAAAGGTGATAAAGGCGATAAAGGTGATCGCGGTTTAGCCGGTGCAACTACCACCGTCACTAAAGTCGATACGGCGACACAGGCGAAAGTCGCAAGCAATAGCGTAGCGATAGCTGAGACGGCGAAACAGTCTGCGAATGTTGCTAAAGATCTGCAGGACGCAAAACAGTTCCTAAACCAGCAGCAGAGCAGCAGCAATGCGCAATTTAAAAGTCTGAAAGACGAAATGGATGACAATAAAAAAGAGTCCCGCAGCGGCGCGGCGTCAGCCATTGCGATTGCGTCGATGCCACAGGTGGAAGCTGGCCAGTCGGTGATGTTCTCCGCAGGCGCGGGAACCTTTAAAGATGAACAAGCGCTGAGCGTGGGCGCCTCCTTCCATGCAGGTACATCGACGGTCATTAAAGCGGGTGTCAGCGACTCCACAAATAATGATTTTGCGATGGGCGCGGGAATCGGCATTGGTTTCTGA
- a CDS encoding PfkB family carbohydrate kinase, with the protein MSTDLSRKLETLTARRPVTVLGAAVIDVIADAYALPWRGCDIELKQQGVNIGGCALNIAIALKRLGIAAQNALPVGHGVWADIIRNAMAKQDLHSAVEAESGDNGWCLALVEPDGERTFMSFSGVENQWQQSWLNGLEVPAHSLVSLSGYQLTSPCGELLTRWLEGLNDVTAFIDFGPRIADIPEALMARIMGCKPIVSLNRQEAVIAAERLGVNVEALGKAWQAHYASPLIVRHDKDGAWYYDGDNAGHVPAFAATVVDTIGAGDSHAGGALAGLAAGWALPDAVLLGNAVAAWVVSHRGGDCAPTREELLLAHKNV; encoded by the coding sequence ATGAGTACAGACCTTTCTCGCAAACTTGAGACGCTGACCGCCCGGCGTCCGGTGACGGTGCTGGGCGCGGCGGTGATCGACGTGATCGCCGATGCCTACGCCCTGCCGTGGCGCGGGTGTGACATCGAATTAAAACAGCAGGGGGTGAACATCGGCGGCTGCGCGCTGAATATCGCCATCGCCCTGAAACGCCTCGGCATCGCGGCGCAAAACGCGCTGCCGGTCGGCCACGGCGTGTGGGCGGATATTATTCGCAACGCGATGGCGAAACAGGATCTGCACAGCGCGGTCGAAGCCGAAAGCGGCGATAACGGCTGGTGCCTGGCGCTGGTCGAGCCGGACGGTGAACGCACCTTTATGTCGTTCAGCGGCGTGGAAAATCAGTGGCAGCAGAGCTGGCTGAACGGGCTGGAGGTACCGGCGCACAGTCTGGTCTCGCTCTCGGGCTACCAATTGACCTCTCCCTGCGGTGAACTGCTGACACGCTGGCTGGAAGGGCTGAATGACGTGACGGCGTTTATCGATTTCGGCCCGCGCATCGCGGATATCCCCGAAGCTCTGATGGCGCGGATCATGGGATGCAAACCGATTGTGTCACTCAATCGTCAGGAAGCGGTGATTGCGGCGGAGCGTCTGGGCGTTAACGTCGAAGCACTCGGCAAGGCGTGGCAAGCGCATTACGCCAGCCCGCTGATTGTGCGGCACGACAAAGACGGAGCCTGGTATTACGACGGCGACAACGCCGGGCATGTTCCGGCATTTGCCGCCACGGTGGTGGATACCATTGGCGCGGGCGACAGCCACGCCGGTGGCGCGCTGGCCGGGCTGGCGGCGGGATGGGCGCTGCCGGATGCGGTATTGCTGGGCAATGCGGTGGCGGCGTGGGTGGTCAGCCATCGCGGCGGCGACTGTGCGCCGACGCGCGAGGAATTACTCCTCGCACACAAAAACGTATAA
- the thiD gene encoding bifunctional hydroxymethylpyrimidine kinase/phosphomethylpyrimidine kinase, whose protein sequence is MKRINALTIAGTDPSGGAGIQADLKTFSALGAYGCSVITALVAQNTRGVQSVYRIEPDFVAAQLDSVFSDVRIDTTKIGMLAETDIVEAVAERLTRYQVQNVVLDTVMLAKSGDPLLSESAVDTLRKKLLPQVSLITPNLPEAAALLDAPHARTEQEMKEQGRALLALGCEAVLMKGGHLDDAESPDWLFTRDGAQRFTAPRVITKNTHGTGCTLSAALAALRPRHENWADTVQEAKAWLSLALAKADTLEVGHGIGPVHHFHAWW, encoded by the coding sequence ATGAAACGTATTAACGCACTCACCATTGCAGGCACCGACCCAAGCGGCGGGGCGGGCATTCAGGCCGATCTTAAAACCTTCTCGGCGCTCGGGGCCTACGGCTGCTCGGTCATTACCGCGCTGGTGGCGCAAAACACCCGCGGCGTGCAGTCGGTCTATCGCATTGAGCCGGATTTTGTCGCCGCCCAGCTGGATTCCGTGTTCAGCGACGTGCGCATTGATACCACCAAAATCGGCATGCTGGCCGAGACGGATATTGTCGAAGCCGTCGCCGAACGCCTGACGCGTTATCAGGTGCAAAACGTGGTGCTCGACACGGTAATGCTGGCGAAAAGCGGCGATCCGCTACTTTCTGAGTCTGCCGTCGACACCCTGCGCAAAAAACTGCTGCCGCAAGTCTCGCTTATCACGCCGAATCTTCCGGAAGCCGCCGCGCTGCTGGATGCGCCGCACGCCCGCACGGAGCAGGAGATGAAAGAGCAGGGCCGCGCATTGCTGGCGCTCGGCTGTGAAGCGGTGCTGATGAAGGGCGGTCATCTGGATGACGCCGAAAGCCCGGACTGGCTCTTTACCCGCGACGGCGCGCAGCGATTCACCGCCCCGCGTGTGATCACTAAAAACACCCACGGCACCGGCTGTACGCTCTCGGCGGCGCTGGCCGCGCTGCGCCCGCGCCACGAAAACTGGGCCGATACGGTGCAGGAGGCCAAAGCCTGGCTCTCGCTGGCACTCGCCAAAGCCGATACTCTGGAGGTCGGTCACGGTATTGGCCCGGTTCACCATTTTCATGCGTGGTGGTAA
- the thiM gene encoding hydroxyethylthiazole kinase — protein sequence MQPDLLDLHVLHHFRTRSPLTHCMTNDVVQTFTANILLTLGASPAMVIEAEEAEQFAAMADALLINVGTLTSPRAQSMRRAIESAVAAGKPWTLDPVGVGALAFRTRFCQQVLTLKPAAIRGNASEILALAGMSAGGRGVDTTDTAARALPAAQALARQTNAIVAVTGEVDYVTDGQRTKTIAGGDPMMTRVVGTGCALSAVVAASCSLPGDRLDNVAAACGWMKRAGSVAASQSAGPGSFACAFIDALWNLEAQA from the coding sequence ATGCAGCCTGACCTGCTCGATTTACACGTTTTACATCACTTCCGAACCCGTTCGCCACTCACCCACTGCATGACCAACGATGTGGTGCAAACCTTTACTGCTAACATTTTGCTCACCCTCGGCGCCTCCCCGGCGATGGTCATTGAAGCCGAAGAGGCGGAGCAGTTTGCGGCCATGGCGGATGCGCTGCTGATCAATGTCGGCACACTCACCTCGCCACGCGCGCAGTCGATGCGCCGGGCGATTGAAAGTGCGGTCGCCGCGGGAAAACCCTGGACGCTCGATCCTGTCGGCGTTGGCGCGCTCGCGTTTCGCACCCGTTTTTGTCAGCAAGTTCTGACGCTCAAACCCGCCGCCATCCGCGGAAATGCCTCGGAAATTCTCGCTCTTGCCGGGATGAGCGCGGGCGGTCGCGGGGTGGACACCACCGATACCGCTGCCAGGGCGCTACCCGCCGCACAGGCGCTGGCGCGCCAGACCAACGCTATTGTCGCCGTTACGGGCGAAGTGGATTACGTCACCGACGGTCAGCGAACGAAAACCATTGCTGGCGGCGACCCGATGATGACCCGCGTAGTCGGCACCGGCTGTGCGCTGTCGGCGGTGGTGGCGGCCAGCTGTTCGCTGCCGGGCGACAGGCTGGATAATGTTGCCGCCGCCTGCGGATGGATGAAGCGCGCAGGGAGCGTCGCGGCGTCGCAAAGCGCCGGGCCGGGCAGTTTTGCCTGCGCCTTTATCGACGCCCTCTGGAACCTGGAGGCGCAGGCATGA
- a CDS encoding putative T6SS immunity periplasmic lipoprotein, whose protein sequence is MKGLLILPVIFLLSGCPGGGVPIAEHRSIFREGDTICFTVNKTDVLDRYSVYYWPDRKYTVIKADDRVSLSYPDTCFKVKLHNGYQYNIAYSLNGKSYSDSFFIDKDGN, encoded by the coding sequence ATGAAAGGATTACTAATACTACCTGTGATATTTCTTCTTTCAGGCTGCCCTGGTGGAGGTGTGCCAATTGCTGAACATCGTAGCATTTTTAGAGAAGGTGATACGATTTGTTTCACTGTAAATAAAACAGACGTGCTTGATCGTTATAGCGTTTACTATTGGCCTGACAGGAAATATACAGTTATCAAAGCTGATGATAGAGTTTCTTTATCATACCCTGACACCTGTTTTAAAGTTAAGTTACATAATGGCTATCAGTACAATATTGCATATAGCCTTAATGGTAAAAGTTATTCAGATTCATTTTTTATTGATAAAGACGGGAATTAA